The Pseudochaenichthys georgianus chromosome 8, fPseGeo1.2, whole genome shotgun sequence genome has a segment encoding these proteins:
- the gjc1 gene encoding gap junction gamma-1 protein produces MSWSFLTRLLEEIHNHSTFVGKLWLTVLIVFRIVLTAVGGESIYYDEQSKFVCNSGQPGCENVCYDAFAPLSHVRFWVFQIILVAMPSLMYMGYAVNKIARLDEAKGGSGSAAVRTGGGGYTHRKPRKMFFGAQQHRGIEEAEDDQEDDPMIYEVPEIEPPKRLRDPLQPTPRPKIRHDGRKRIRDEGLMRVYVLQLVIRTLLETGFLAGQYLLYGFRVKPVFVCSGKPCPHSVDCFVSRPTEKTIFLRIMYGVTVLCLTLNIWEMLHLGIGTICDILRRRRCPPQEDEYQLGLLGTNGGVEGPVGGTGPEAGSEGGLGGEGPADYVGYPFSWNTPSAPPGYNIVVKPEQMPYTDLSNAKMACKQNRANIAQEEQQQFGSNEDNFPTGGEARVALNKDMIQQAHEQLEAAIQAYSQQHRAEEQLGDNQDDKPQSNIIQAQPQPHKERKHRFKHGKGGSSGGCSSSNSSSSKSGEGKPSVWI; encoded by the coding sequence ATGAGCTGGAGCTTCCTCACGCGGCTGCTGGAGGAGATCCACAACCACTCCACCTTCGTGGGGAAGCTGTGGCTCACCGTGCTCATCGTCTTCCGCATTGTCCTCACTGCCGTTGGGGGAGAGTCCATCTACTATGACGAACAGAGCAAATTTGTCTGCAACTCTGGCCAGCCGGGCTGCGAGAATGTCTGTTACGACGCCTTTGCCCCTCTATCTCATGTTCGCTTTTGGGTCTTCCAGATTATATTGGTTGCTATGCCTTCTCTCATGTACATGGGCTATGCTGTCAACAAAATTGCACGATTGGATGAGGCCAAAGGAGGAAGTGGCTCTGCTGCAGTTAGAACAGGAGGAGGGGGATACACGCACAGGAAGCCTAGGAAAATGTTCTTTGGAGCACAGCAGCACCGGGGCATCGAGGAGGCGGAGGATGACCAAGAGGACGATCCCATGATTTATGAGGTGCCAGAGATCGAGCCGCCAAAAAGGCTGCGGGATCCATTGCAGCCAACACCCAGGCCCAAAATCCGCCATGATGGGCGGAAGCGTATAAGAGATGAAGGGCTGATGAGGGTTTACGTTTTGCAACTGGTGATTCGTACACTGCTAGAAACAGGCTTCCTTGCAGGGCAGTATTTGCTGTATGGGTTCCGTGTGAAGCCTGTATTTGTGTGCTCGGGGAAACCTTGTCCCCACAGCGTTGACTGCTTTGTCTCGCGGCCTACAGAGAAGACCATCTTTCTGCGCATTATGTATGGTGTCACTGTCCTTTGTCTCACGCTCAATATCTGGGAGATGCTGCATTTGGGGATTGGTACCATCTGTGATATTCTCCGCCGTCGGCGCTGCCCACCTCAGGAGGATGAGTACCAGTTGGGATTGCTGGGCACCAATGGAGGTGTGGAGGGTCCAGTAGGGGGGACAGGGCCTGAGGCAGGCTCTGAGGGAGGGTTGGGTGGAGAGGGGCCTGCAGATTATGTTGGTTACCCCTTTTCTTGGAATACCCCATCAGCTCCACCTGGCTACAACATTGTGGTCAAACCAGAACAGATGCCATACACAGACCTTAGCAACGCTAAAATGGCATGCAAGCAAAACCGGGCAAACATTGCCCAGGAAGAGCAGCAGCAATTTGGTAGCAATGAGGATAACTTTCCTACTGGAGGGGAGGCCCGCGTTGCGTTGAACAAAGACATGATCCAGCAAGCTCATGAGCAACTGGAGGCGGCTATCCAGGCATACAGTCAGcagcaccgggcagaggagcaGCTTGGGGACAACCAGGATGACAAGCCCcaaagtaatatcatacaggcACAGCCTCAGCCACATAAAGAGAGAAAGCATAGATTCAAGCATGGGAAAGGAGGCAGCAGTGGAGGATGCAgtagcagcaacagcagcagcagcaaatcGGGAGAGGGCAAGCCCTCTGTATGGATTTaa